From Pseudomonas sp. G.S.17, the proteins below share one genomic window:
- a CDS encoding methyl-accepting chemotaxis protein has protein sequence MCLLIITLAGTVLYELNGVHDSATELQGNWLPSVQAVGKIETTALLYRLDARRFVMDDKRHGEASLKKIGLLRSTLSQTVEAYKPLISSPRELDLFNKVAADVAAYQSKVDELMTLSKTQTYQEMAVFIQDTTKPQAVALQASLAELIDLNAKGAIQSGETASASFKSGQVFVIALSVITIIITILVAITFTRSISRPILALLGSTQKIASGDLRTPVAVNGADEITELQSATAAMLASLKGTIQHISDSSGQLASAAEEMSSITKESTAGIQRQTMETEQAAAAVNEMTAAVEEVARNAVSASHSTQESERSARTGQERVGQTIESLEKLSATVSQTGIEVEGLANQAQNIAKVLDVIRSIAEQTNLLALNAAIEAARAGEQGRGFAVVADEVRALAHRTQSSTQEIEQMIQGIQKDSTRAVQSMQQSSAEAGSTLLIAHEAGAAIKQITASISDINERNMLIATASEQQAQVARSVDVNLVSIRDLSVQSSSAASQTSIASNELSQLAVDLNRLVSRFSV, from the coding sequence ATCTGCCTGCTGATCATAACGCTTGCCGGTACGGTTCTTTACGAACTCAATGGTGTCCATGACTCGGCCACTGAGTTGCAGGGCAACTGGCTGCCCAGTGTTCAGGCCGTCGGCAAGATTGAAACTACCGCGCTCCTTTATCGGTTGGATGCCAGACGTTTTGTGATGGACGACAAGCGACACGGTGAAGCTTCGCTGAAAAAAATCGGGCTCCTGAGATCAACTCTGAGCCAGACAGTCGAAGCCTACAAACCACTCATTTCCAGCCCGCGGGAACTGGATTTGTTCAACAAAGTTGCGGCCGACGTGGCAGCGTATCAATCCAAAGTCGATGAGCTCATGACGTTGAGCAAAACCCAGACTTATCAGGAAATGGCGGTGTTCATTCAAGACACTACCAAACCTCAGGCAGTTGCCTTGCAGGCCTCCCTCGCAGAGTTGATAGATCTGAACGCAAAAGGCGCCATCCAGTCAGGCGAAACCGCCAGCGCGAGCTTCAAGAGTGGTCAAGTCTTCGTCATCGCTTTAAGTGTGATTACGATCATCATTACGATCCTGGTGGCCATCACCTTCACCCGCAGTATCAGCCGACCGATCCTGGCACTGTTGGGCAGTACGCAGAAAATCGCCAGCGGCGACTTGCGCACCCCTGTTGCCGTCAATGGCGCGGACGAAATCACCGAACTGCAAAGCGCGACAGCCGCAATGCTCGCCAGCCTTAAAGGGACGATCCAGCATATCTCCGATTCATCCGGACAACTGGCGTCGGCAGCCGAGGAAATGAGCTCGATCACCAAGGAGTCCACCGCTGGCATTCAGCGTCAGACCATGGAAACCGAGCAAGCCGCGGCAGCGGTCAACGAGATGACCGCTGCGGTTGAAGAAGTCGCACGCAATGCCGTGTCGGCCTCGCATTCCACCCAGGAATCGGAGCGTTCTGCCCGCACAGGCCAGGAGCGCGTAGGCCAGACCATTGAATCGCTGGAGAAACTGAGCGCGACAGTCTCGCAGACCGGTATCGAAGTCGAAGGCCTCGCCAACCAGGCGCAAAACATTGCCAAGGTGCTGGACGTGATTCGCTCGATTGCCGAGCAGACCAACCTGCTGGCGCTGAACGCCGCCATCGAAGCCGCACGGGCTGGCGAACAAGGTCGAGGTTTTGCAGTTGTTGCCGATGAAGTGCGAGCGTTGGCGCACCGCACCCAGTCGTCGACCCAGGAAATCGAGCAGATGATCCAGGGCATCCAGAAAGACTCCACACGAGCAGTGCAGTCCATGCAGCAAAGCAGCGCTGAAGCCGGTTCTACCTTGTTGATTGCTCATGAAGCCGGCGCCGCGATCAAGCAGATTACTGCGTCGATCTCCGACATCAACGAACGCAACATGCTGATCGCCACCGCCTCGGAACAACAGGCGCAAGTCGCCCGCTCCGTCGATGTGAACCTGGTGAGTATTCGTGACCTTTCAGTGCAGAGTTCATCGGCTGCAAGCCAGACCTCGATTGCCAGTAACGAGCTCTCGCAGTTGGCCGTTGACCTGAACAGGCTGGTATCGCGCTTTTCGGTCTAG
- a CDS encoding IS30 family transposase, protein MSYTELSIEERATIQVGQYQNLSQREIARMLGRSPSTISRELRRNRCSSTGYAALAAQTHTRERRKVCRPSRKLVVGNDRFELVIHLLRERFSPEQIAGKLRLMKMNFEEAYVCRETIYNAIYALPVGQLRKELIQCLRQGKSTRRPRSGGVDRRGQLPEMVSIHVRPPEIEDRQMPGHWEGDLIKGKDNGSAVGTLVERTSGYLILVKMRDATATSAVEGFSAALNSMPLAVRKSMTYDQGREMAKHAEITQKTGVAIYFCDPHSPWQRGSNENINGLIRQYLPKGTDLSRHTQEELDAISYQMNIRPRKRFGFKCPIEVITEVMGMHHPAPSSIQ, encoded by the coding sequence ATGTCTTATACCGAACTCAGTATTGAAGAACGCGCCACGATTCAGGTCGGGCAGTACCAGAATCTCAGTCAGCGCGAAATCGCCCGGATGCTGGGCCGTAGCCCCTCCACGATTAGCCGGGAGCTTCGTCGTAATCGATGTTCCAGCACGGGCTATGCCGCGCTTGCTGCACAAACTCACACCCGTGAGAGGCGCAAAGTCTGTCGCCCTTCCAGAAAGCTGGTGGTGGGCAACGATCGCTTCGAGTTGGTTATCCACTTGCTCCGAGAGCGCTTTTCTCCTGAGCAAATCGCGGGCAAGCTGCGGCTTATGAAAATGAACTTTGAAGAAGCCTACGTTTGCCGTGAAACCATCTACAACGCCATCTATGCGCTGCCTGTAGGGCAATTGCGCAAGGAGTTGATTCAGTGCCTTCGCCAAGGGAAAAGTACGCGAAGACCTCGCTCCGGCGGTGTTGACCGGCGTGGGCAGCTCCCCGAAATGGTCAGCATCCACGTGCGTCCACCGGAAATCGAAGACCGGCAGATGCCCGGCCACTGGGAAGGCGATTTGATCAAAGGCAAGGACAATGGGTCGGCCGTTGGCACCCTCGTCGAACGGACCAGCGGGTATTTGATCCTGGTAAAAATGCGCGATGCCACCGCCACTTCGGCGGTGGAGGGGTTTAGCGCGGCGCTGAACAGCATGCCGTTGGCGGTGCGTAAAAGCATGACCTATGACCAAGGCCGGGAAATGGCTAAACACGCTGAGATCACGCAAAAAACCGGTGTGGCAATTTACTTTTGTGACCCGCATAGCCCTTGGCAGCGCGGCAGTAATGAGAACATCAACGGCCTGATTCGCCAGTACCTGCCCAAGGGTACGGATCTGTCGAGACACACTCAGGAAGAGTTGGATGCCATTTCTTATCAAATGAATATTCGCCCTCGTAAGCGATTCGGTTTTAAATGCCCGATTGAAGTGATTACCGAGGTCATGGGTATGCATCATCCAGCCCCGTCTTCAATTCAATAA